In a single window of the Drosophila subpulchrella strain 33 F10 #4 breed RU33 chromosome X, RU_Dsub_v1.1 Primary Assembly, whole genome shotgun sequence genome:
- the LOC119558313 gene encoding trichohyalin isoform X1, which produces MDLRSWRKVLIQWVIECRFIEHNFITLEQSDIDAFFSIYVQKAQVAPVEEEDALPAQPEEHRSPLQNFLRDHYPEFSAHIDGRGQLVTADYLYVYTLLLHYSCVKQPSVFIHSICKKLPELVQTCIANFFGQTLEQQLTRQFLRQSMSNVAVTFRQGVEISPNRPSCGPMSPEQAIDTTPGTASSTSASPRPPSSTPQIRHRDRKRLQMSANEMPAPPTPRSELLEQRTRELRGVRAQLEVLSYEKTVLEEQQAEKEDLIKSLSKENIMAKSQLAKLKNAVQNGENADDSVTDNVPNEFDHLKRSLMKEISQKEAIIAETNDKLQDLRAEKSELVEELKASGDKLLACVDRIRELEQRLEESILIVSSREDTIICLERDKQELDRCLQEAREELHNRREVLNASSDLLNCSLSANTTPENLGSSVVDKQLREKEHENAELREELQKQNAILLELSESVACFVEKHSIEPDPLADEKSPLVLSSIYMIELTFAAEVAKNARLQKQCDSQTKDFDDLHSRFQWSVESLEKQREQLDEARARIDELEEELGEASRSHARKIRQMQEDHDHDINVYRLENKKIIKLNDKLNEMVAKGDAHLAEIKEQLGEKERQIDDLGAQILDLHERNESLGNRITLIDEERSSEASRSEKELRCHTYLRDKYNHCRSQLKDRIEDMDKLTHQLDASDWESACQRVLQLQSECESLMMTMESLNTNIKTRADEVQRLTSQRDELNIQNDFLNQQYGKLKEDSDYFLGRISSLLRAENSVTSLTSSIDSTTDEIGKRFREIESLVEQHMKSFDESEARVNSLNDELADLQRRIAELTNENETLVAQKVQEVDQLGEEIEKRNDLIKKQNDEIAPLAKKVGLLEKALKKTQDKLAKALVMSQSLSTAAINSIAAIEPRLLKLGSISTYAGCTDSKDPAQFQSWMTQFVDIYDQMDASRQTLEDRCGEASRKMDTLSKAKKRLEEQVQQLQNKSTNDQIPMLKQLNETINNLELVNDKLTKDNIKLHDMNLELGESLMKSHKEVERRATKYVQLEAADRRKASDLQDCRKKQDEQRAELKSMQEKMAALKETYEKQIEELKANCEQRSKDVEKEVDGSHDLQVNLKESEDKVSKLVEEHKQLLKSTKDEHEKRCKELEKQLAEKDEEQSKLKALEAECQKRCQDIEKQLSEKESQSSELVKEHEEEVKTIKAELEEARYQEKEMRLKDKELRETIETHKQLLREATSDLQDSRLQEQSMRQTMETHKQLMMESGPSEEVLILRNKLQEEEKLTKELKAKLEKQGGSEELLSLRNKLQEEEKLRNELRVKVEKLESSEELVSLRNKLQEEEKLTNELRAKVENRESSEELLSLRNKVQAEEKLTNELRAQLENRESSEELLSLRNKLQAEEMLTSELRTQLENRESSEELLSLRNKLQAEEKLTNQLRAELQEQRPSEELLSLRNKLKEEEKLTNELRAQLENRESSEELLSLRNKLQEEEKLTNQLRAELEQRGSSEELLSLRNKLQEEEKLTNQLKAQLEKRGSNKELVSLRNKLQDEEKLTKQLRTMLEKRESSKELVSLRNKLQEEEKVTKQLRVKLEKQRKELSKAKADLEDLKSAEKDLHSLQTKLKDEEKLTHHLKEELSSAKVQLGGDASSTTELRKLYDNSKEELISLRNKLENEAKLMDQMKMLLDKQHKDLAKAKEQLKSAESSKEELLALQSKLQHEQKLTDQLKEELSKAKAELASNANRTTELNKLYQSSKQELLSLQTKLHDEQKLTDHLRDQLKDELDKLCGSSKEDLLSLQTQLQNEEKIRNLIKKKLVEKEEELKATKSQLESNANRSKEEMLSLRNKLQGQENLSHQLNAELAKQQELLSTANAQLKSYADLQALYDVSKDELVRLWNMIQTEQQLSKQLRAELKAQADAHQKEVDGLKLERDSILCEIQVVKQRMVKAEREYQVSLATLEDQIETLEERQKQAGPECAAANDRIKELDSSCKAKEEYIDDLRDQLLQAELMYDRLELANSCQDGEVQERNRQLAKKDEEMAELRNCAERNQKQGQQDMVELQQRLDSEMVKRQKAEEQLAAASGRLTDLVQELDGTRLVHDACQFELEEKTREVETIRAESTERIRSYKERLDALSQQLAQCKEDLAELRSANESRSQSPKDLGATYSKADAPEADSNLGQLHQEAVRNSKLALDCQILQAKYRDAKDEIQRCEQKIKDQRLEMEGKLDKMKTKMRSLYTAEVTRMKEKQERDAAKSASEMEALTAQNAKYEEHTRKLSNQIVRLNEKILEQQKQHAIISTKLRHLQMQPVCEARPTTATITVSSSSSTAATEDWQPFKRPSAPSSNLAMEDEEGEVFNNTYLTDLKLGRVPADMTAEELIYRNSLQPPHLKSTYAAQYDLGSQDEDLKDGPHSLDDSMSALLSSSSTGTRKKSMGTHYKRPGPPTPSKNGGRLSFGSSEPPREILREFGDHHNNTSKTPARFKFLTQRFSVGSSGLPRDELPRRKRPNLLTGIQRRRLRQAVGLFCTSTPRKSRSYYDQQRLIRASDADTSEAQVEVEEEEEEEMVMEAEEERPEDQAEQQGTPHLSTAALLALTKGNTRRLTGQMKQRKGRVSLCIHGNIFAKSRTAAALKVSHQVVSGKRVLLRRKLRQERLGRFDQARHLDQVSFAKSPDSADNNNYSLHNRNEEQQQQQLLMGRTVVLGGKRPRSPVVSTTFNVEQHSETWQLQQQFESENLATWAMENDQSALDETQEVWHFEQLCQETESTAPFQLQPLNYEPAVEPAPAELKLPQLVSSCSNITDASCTTNMTSTSSRRSTCTVYSMGSVHMQPMPQINITYVQPTGSQLARSMHNRSLPAQCRRILCRLSFGERVIVGLILLAIVGLCCLQLENRTVLVLTAVLAAMGLLLLTVSFAGRH; this is translated from the exons ATGGACCTGCGCAGCTGGCGTAAGGTCCTCATCCAGTGG GTGATAGAGTGTCGCTTCATCGAACACAACTTTATCACACTGGAGCAGTCGGACATCGATGCCTTCTTCTCGATCTACGTGCAAAAGGCCCAGGTGGCGccggtggaggaggaggacgcGCTGCCGGCCCAGCCCGAGGAGCACCGCTCCCCCCTGCAGAACTTCCTGAGAG ATCATTATCCAGAGTTCAGTGCCCATATAGATGGCCGTGGACAACTCGTGACCGCGGACTACTTGTACGTCTACACGCTGCTCCTGCATTACTCCTGCGTGAAGCAGCCCAGCGTGTTCATCCACAGCATCTGCAAGAAGCTGCCGGAGCTAGTGCAGACCTGCATCGCCAACTTCTTCGGCCAGACGTTGGAGCAGCAGTTGACGCGCCAATTTCTCCGCCAGTCTATGAGCAATGTGGCTGTGACTTTCCGCCAGGGCGTCGAGATCAGCCCCAATCGTCCGAGCTGCGGCCCCATGAGTCCCGAACAGGCCATTGACACCACACCGGGCACAGCCTCGTCCACATCCGCATCGCCTCGGCCGCCGAGCAGCACGCCACAGATCCGTCATCGCGATCGCAAGCGCCTCCAGATGTCCGCCAACGAGATGCCAGCTCCGCCCACACCCAGGAGCGAGCTGCTGGAGCAGCGTACCCGGGAGCTGCGCGGTGTTCGGGCCCAGCTGGAGGTGTTGTCCTACGAGAAGACCGTGCTCGAGGAGCAGCAAGCGGAGAAGGAGGACCTGATTAAATCGCTAAGCAAAG AAAACATAATGGCCAAGAGTCAACTGGCCAAGCTCAAGAACGCCGTCCAGAATGGTGAGAATGCCGACGATTCCGTGACGGACAACGTGCCAAATGAGTTCGATCAT CTGAAGCGGAGCCTGATGAAGGAAATCAGCCAAAAGGAGGCCATTATCGCCGAGACCAACGATAAGCTACAGGATTTGCGCGCCGAAAAATCCGAGCTGGTCGAGGAG CTTAAAGCGTCCGGGGACAAACTTCTCGCGTGCGTGGACAGAATCCGGGAGCTGGAACAGCGCCTGGAGGAATCCATCCTGATTGTATCTTCCAGAGAAGATACAATCATCTGCTTGGAGCGCGACAAGCAGGAGCTGGATCGTTGTCTACAGGAAGCGCGCGAGGAGTTACACAACCGACGTGAGGTTCTAAATGCGTCCTCGGACTTGCTCAACTGTTCCCTGTCCGCGAACACCACGCCCGAGAATCTGGGCAGCTCTGTGGTCGACAAGCAGCTGCGCGAGAAGGAGCACGAAAACGCCGAGCTGAGGGAAGAGCTGCAGAAGCAGAACGCAATCTTGCTGGAGTTAAGCGAGAGTGTGGCTTGCTTCGTCGAGAAGCACAGCATCGAGCCTGACCCGCTGGCAGACGAGAAGTCCCCATTAGTGTTGTCCAGCATTTATATGATCGAGTTGACATTTGCGGCGGAGGTGGCCAAGAACGCCCGACTACAGAAGCAGTGCGACAGTCAGACCAAGGATTTCGACGATCTTCACTCGAGGTTCCAGTGGTCAGTCGAATCTCTGGAGAAACAGAGAGAACAGTTGGACGAGGCCAGGGCCAGGATTGATGAGCTTGAGGAGGAACTTGGAGAAGCAAGTCGGAGTCATGCCAGAAAGATTCGTCAAATGCAGGAGGATCACGATCACGACATTAACGTGTACCGCTTGGAGAACAAGAAGATAATTAAACTCAACGATAAGCTCAATGAGATGGTGGCCAAGGGAGACGCACATCTGGCCGAGATCAAGGAGCAGCTGGGCGAGAAAGAGCGTCAGATAGACGATTTGGGTGCTCAAATCTTGGATCTGCACGAGCGGAACGAGTCGCTCGGAAATAGGATCACCCTGATCGATGAGGAGCGAAGCAGCGAGGCAAGCCGTTCGGAGAAGGAGCTGCGCTGTCATACGTACTTGCGTGACAAGTATAACCATTGTCGAAGCCAGCTTAAGGATAGGATCGAGGACATGGATAAGTTGACCCACCAACTGGATGCGTCTGACTGGGAGAGCGCGTGTCAACGCGTGCTCCAGTTGCAGTCTGAATGCGAATCTCTCATGATGACAATGGAATCGCTAAATACGAACATAAAGACAAGGGCGGATGAGGTGCAGCGTCTCACCAGCCAACGGGATGAGCTTAATATCCAAAACGATTTTCTGAACCAGCAGTACGGCAAGTTAAAGGAGGATTCAGACTATTTTCTGGGCCGCATCTCTAGCCTCTTAAGGGCCGAAAACTCTGTGACCTCTCTGACATCCTCCATCGACTCGACAACGGACGAAATTGGCAAGCGATTCCGTGAAATTGAATCGTTGGTCGAGCAGCACATGAAATCGTTTGATGAGTCTGAGGCGAGGGTGAATAGTTTGAATGATGAGTTGGCAGATCTTCAGCGACGCATTGCAGAGCTTACCAATGAGAACGAGACACTGGTTGCCCAGAAGGTCCAAGAAGTGGACCAACTGGGTGAAGAAATTGAAAAACGGAATGACTTGATTAAAAAACAGAATGACGAGATCGCCCCTCTCGCCAAAAAGGTTGGCCTGTTAGAAAAGGCTCTGAAAAAAACTCAGGACAAGTTGGCGAAGGCTCTTGTGATGTCACAAAGCTTAAGTACGGCAGCCATCAATTCTATTGCCGCCATTGAGCCTCGTCTTTTGAAATTGGGTTCAATCTCCACTTATGCGGGATGCACTGATTCAAAAGACCCCGCGCAATTCCAATCTTGGATGACCCAGTTTGTAGACATCTATGACCAAATGGATGCCAGTCGCCAGACTCTGGAGGACCGCTGCGGTGAGGCCTCGAGGAAAATGGATACGCTTAGCAAGGCCAAGAAGCGACTGGAGGAGCAGGTGCAGCAACTGCAGAATAAGTCGACCAACGATCAGATCCCTATGCTAAAGCAACTCAACGAAACCATCAACAACCTGGAGCTGGTGAACGACAAGCTGACCAAGGACAACATTAAGCTTCATGACATGAATCTGGAGTTGGGTGAGAGTCTAATGAAGTCCCACAAGGAGGTGGAACGTCGCGCAACCAAATACGTCCAGCTGGAGGCTGCGGATAGGCGGAAGGCCAGCGATCTGCAAGATTGCCGAAAGAAGCAAGATGAACAGAGAGCGGAACTGAAGTCCATGCAGGAAAAAATGGCCGCGTTAAAGGAAACGTATGAGAAACAGATTGAAGAACTGAAAGCTAACTGTGAACAGCGGTCCAAGGACGTTGAGAAAGAGGTGGATGGAAGTCACGACTTGCAGGTAAACCTAAAGGAAAGTGAGGACAAGGTATCAAAACTAGTGGAAGAGCACAAGCAACTGTTGAAGAGCACGAAAGATGAGCACGAAAAGCGTTGCAAAGAGCTCGAGAAGCAGTTGGCCGAAAAGGATGAAGAGCAGTCAAAGTTGAAGGCTTTGGAAGCAGAATGTCAAAAGCGCTGCCAAGACATCGAGAAGCAGCTGTCCGAGAAGGAGTCCCAGTCCTCGGAGTTGGTCAAAGAGCACGAAGAAGAAGTTAAGACAATcaaagcggagctggaggaggcTCGCTACCAGGAGAAGGAGATGCGCCTAAAGGACAAAGAGCTGCGCGAGACCATAGAGACCCACAAGCAACTCTTAAGAGAAGCTACTTCCGATTTACAGGATTCTCGCCTTCAGGAGCAGAGCATGCGCCAAACTATGGAGACCCACAAGCAACTAATGATGGAATCGGGTCCCAGCGAGGAGGTCCTCATTTTGCGTAACAAGCTGCAGGAGGAAGAGAAGCTTACGAAAGAGCTCAAAGCAAAGCTGGAGAAGCAAGGAGGCAGCGAGGAGCTTCTCAGCTTGCGCAATAAGCTCCAGGAGGAGGAGAAGCTTAGGAATGAGCTCAGGGTAAAGGTAGAGAAGCTGGAATCCAGCGAGGAGCTTGTCAGTTTGCGTAATAAGCTCCAGGAAGAGGAGAAGCTTACGAATGAGCTCAGGGCAAAGGTAGAGAACCGAGAATCCAGCGAAGAACTTCTCAGCTTGCGCAATAAGGTCCAGGCGGAAGAGAAGCTTACGAATGAGCTCAGGGCACAGCTGGAGAACCGAGAATCCAGCGAGGAGCTGCTCAGCTTGCGCAATAAGCTCCAGGCGGAAGAGATGCTTACGAGTGAGCTCAGGACACAGCTGGAGAATCGAGAATCTAGCGAGGAGCTGCTCAGCTTGCGCAATAAGCTTCAGGCGGAAGAGAAGCTTACCAACCAACTAAGAGCAGAGCTGCAGGAGCAACGACCCAGCGAGGAGCTTCTCAGTTTGCGTAATAAGCTGAAGGAAGAAGAGAAACTTACGAATGAGCTCAGGGCACAGCTGGAGAATAGAGAATCCAGCGAGGAGCTGCTCAGCTTGCGCAATAAGCTCCAGGAGGAAGAGAAGCTTACGAACCAACTGAGAGCAGAACTGGAACAGCGAGGATCCAGCGAGGAGCTTCTCAGTTTGCGTAATAAGCTCCAGGAGGAAGAGAAACTTACAAATCAGCTCAAGGCGCAGCTAGAGAAGCGAGGATCTAACAAGGAGCTTGTCAGCTTGCGTAATAAGCTTCAGGACGAAGAAAAGCTTACTAAGCAGCTCAGGACAATGCTAGAGAAGAGAGAATCCAGTAAGGAGCTTGTTAGTTTGCGTAATAAGCTCCAAGAGGAAGAGAAGGTTACTAAGCAGCTCAGGGTGAAGCTAGAGAAGCAACGTAAAGAGTTGAGTAAGGCCAAGGCGGACCTGGAAGACTTGAAAAGCGCCGAGAAGGATTTACACAGTCTACAAACCAAACTTAAGGACGAAGAGAAGCTTACTCATCATCTTAAGGAGGAGTTGAGCTCAGCTAAGGTCCAACTCGGAGGCGATGCAAGCAGTACGACTGAACTAAGAAAACTGTACGACAACTCCAAGGAGGAGCTGATCAGTTTGCGTAACAAGCTCGAGAACGAAGCGAAGCTTATGGATCAGATGAAAATGTTGCTAGACAAGCAACACAAAGATCTGGCCAAGGCCAAGGAGCAGCTCAAGAGCGCCGAGAGCTCCAAGGAGGAACTGCTGGCTCTCCAAAGCAAACTTCAGCATGAACAGAAACTTACGGATCAGCTTAAGGAGGAGCTGAGCAAGGCCAAGGCCGAACTCGCAAGCAATGCAAATAGAACGACGGAACTTAATAAATTGTATCAGAGCTCCAAGCAGGAACTGCTCAGTCTACAAACCAAACTTCACGACGAACAGAAACTTACGGATCATCTAAGGGATCAGCTTAAAGACGAACTGGATAAATTGTGTGGCAGCTCCAAGGAGGATCTGCTCAGTTTACAAACTCAGCTCCAGAACGAAGAGAAGATCAGGAATCTGATCAAGAAGAAGCTGGTCGAGAAAGAGGAAGAGCTAAAAGCGACCAAGTCGCAACTTGAAAGCAATGCAAATCGCTCCAAGGAGGAGATGCTCAGCTTGCGTAATAAGCTCCAGGGCCAGGAGAATCTAAGTCATCAGCTCAATGCCGAGCTGGCCAAGCAGCAGGAGCTGCTCAGCACAGCCAATGCCCAACTCAAAAGCTACGCAGATCTGCAAGCGTTGTACGACGTCTCCAAGGATGAGTTGGTAAGGCTTTGGAATATGATTCAAACGGAGCAACAGCTTTCGAAGCAGCTCAGAGCAGAGCTGAAGGCTCAGGCCGATGCTCACCAGAAGGAAGTGGATGGTTTGAAACTAGAAAGGGATTCCATACTGTGTGAGATCCAAGTGGTTAAGCAGCGAATGGTGAAGGCCGAGCGCGAGTACCAGGTCAGTCTGGCCACCCTGGAGGACCAAATTGAAACGTTGGAGGAGCGCCAGAAACAGGCGGGACCAGAGTGTGCCGCTGCCAACGACCGGATCAAAGAGCTGGATTCAAGTTGCAAAGCCAAGGAGGAATATATCGACGATTTGAGGGATCAGCTCTTGCAGGCCGAGCTCATGTACGATCGCCTGGAGCTAGCGAATAGCTGCCAAGATGGGGAGGTGCAAGAACGAAACCGACAGCTGGCAAAGAAAGATGAAGAGATGGCTGAATTGCGCAATTGCGCTGAGCGTAACCAGAAGCAGGGGCAGCAGGATATGGTAGAGTTGCAGCAACGTTTGGATAGCGAGATGGTCAAACGCCAAAAGGCCGAGGAACAGTTGGCCGCAGCCAGCGGACGACTAACCGATCTTGTCCAGGAATTGGACGGCACACGACTCGTCCACGATGCCTGTCAATTCGAGCTGGAGGAGAAGACGCGCGAGGTTGAAACCATTCGTGCCGAGTCGACGGAGCGCATCCGTTCCTATAAGGAGCGCCTGGACGCCCTATCACAGCAGCTGGCCCAATGCAAGGAAGACCTGGCCGAGCTGAGATCGGCCAACGAGAGCCGATCGCAGAGTCCAAAAGATCTTGGTGCCACCTACAGCAAGGCGGATGCCCCGGAAGCGGACTCCAATCTCGGCCAGCTGCACCAGGAGGCGGTGCGAAACAGCAAGCTTGCGCTGGACTGCCAGATCCTGCAGGCCAAGTATCGCGACGCCAAGGATGAGATCCAGCGCTGCGAGCAGAAGATCAAGGACCAGCGTCTCGAGATGGAGGGCAAGTTGGACAAGATGAAGACCAAGATG CGCTCCTTGTACACGGCGGAGGTGACCCGCATGAAGGAGAAGCAGGAACGGGATGCGGCCAAGAGTGCGTCCGAGATGGAGGCCCTCACAGCCCAG AACGCCAAGTACGAAGAGCACACGCGCAAGCTGTCCAACCAGATTGTCCGGCTGAACGAGAAAATCCTGGAGCAACAGAAGCAGCATGCCATCATCAGCACCAAGTTGCGCCATCTGCAGATGCAGCCAGTGTGCGAGGCGAGGCCCACCACTGCCACGATAACCGTTTCCTCCAGCTCATCGACGGCGGCCACCGAGGATTGGCAGCCCTTCAAGCGGCCCAGTGCCCCGTCCTCCAACCTGGCCATGGAGGATGAGGAGGGCGAGGTGTTCAACAACACCTACCTGACGGACCTCAAACTGGGACGTGTGCCCGCGGACATGAC GGCTGAGGAGCTGATCTATAGGAACTCGCTGCAGCCGCCACACCTGAAGAGCACTTATGCCGCCCAGTATGATCTGGGCAGCCAGGACGAAGATCTTAAA GACGGACCACACAGTCTGGATGACAGCATGAGTGCCCTGCTGAGCTCCTCGAGCACTGGGACGCGCAAGAAGTCCATGGGCACCCATTACAAGCGGCCGGGACCGCCCACGCCGAGCAAGAACGGTGGCAGGTTGTCCTTTGGCAGTTCGGAGCCGCCGCGCGAGATCCTGCGGGAGTTCGGCGACCACCACAACAACACCTCCAAGACGCCGGCGCGCTTTAAGTTCCTCACGCAGCGCTTCAGCGTGGGCAGCAGCGGTTTGCCCCGGGATGAG CTGCCGCGTCGCAAGCGGCCGAATCTTCTGACCGGAATACAGCGCCGTAGGCTGCGCCAGGCGGTGGGTTTGTTTTGTACATCAACGCCCCGCAAGAGCCGCTCCTACTACGATCAGCAGCGTCTGATCCGCGCCAGCGATGCGGACACATCGGAGGCGCAAGTCGAAGTagaggaggaggaagaggaggagATGGTAATGGAGGCAGAGGAGGAGCGCCCAGAGGATCAGGCTGAGCAGCAGGGCACTCCGCACTTGTCCACTGCAGCGCTGTTGGCCCTGACCAAGGGCAACACCCGCCGCCTGACTGGCCAAATGAAGCAACGGAAGGGCCGCGTTTCCCTCTGCATACACGGCAACATTTTCGCCAAGAGCCGTACCGCGGCGGCGTTGAAGGTGTCCCATCAGGTGGTGTCCGGAAAGCGGGTTCTGCTGCGTCGAAAGTTGCGCCAGGAGCGGTTGGGCCGCTTCGATCAGGCCCGCCACCTGGACCAGGTCTCCTTCGCCAAGTCGCCCGATTCCGCCGACAATAACAACTACAGTCTGCACAATCGCAatgaggagcagcagcagcagcagctcctgATGGGCCGGACGGTGGTGCTGGGTGGCAAGAGGCCAAGGAGTCCTGTCGTGTCCACCACTTTCAACGTGGAGCAGCACAGCGAGACCtggcagctgcagcagcagttCGAGTCCGAGAACCTGGCCACCTGGGCCATGGAGAATGACCAGAGTGCCTTGGACGAGACCCAGGAGGTCTGGCATTTCGAGCAGCTGTGCCAGGAGACGGAGTCCACGGCTCCCTTCCAACTGCAGCCGCTTAACTATGAGCCAGCCGTTGAACCAGCGCCGGCGGAACTGAAGCTACCGCAATTGGTCAGCTCGTGCAGCAACATCACCGATGCCAGTTGCACCAccaacatgaccagcacctCATCCCGGCGATCCACCTGCACCGTCTACTCGATGGGCAGCGTGCACATGCAGCCGATGCCGCAGATCAATATCACCTATGTCCAGCCCACGGGCTCCCAGCTGGCCAGGTCCATGCACAACCGCTCGCTGCCGGCTCAGTGCAGGCGAATCCTGTGCCGCCTTAGCTTCGGCGAGCGGGTGATCGTGGGCTTGATCCTGCTGGCCATCGTGGGGCTGTGCTGCCTGCAGCTGGAGAACAGGACGGTGCTGGTCCTCACCGCCGTGCTGGCCGCCATGGGCCTGCTTCTCCTCACCGTTTCGTTTGCCGGTCGCCATTAG